Proteins co-encoded in one Spirosoma endbachense genomic window:
- a CDS encoding antitoxin Xre-like helix-turn-helix domain-containing protein encodes MATPVHQALSSSRSSPFGVINSSRQGVLRSQVDEVAALVGLTDREMAYALNMTPRNLHRLKDEQRFSVDASERLLLLKNLLIHALDTFEGRKVTVLQWLRTPIRELASQAPLQLLDTVTGFGLADDVLGRLDYGLPA; translated from the coding sequence ATGGCAACTCCAGTTCACCAAGCTCTAAGCTCTAGTCGTTCTTCGCCCTTTGGTGTGATTAATTCTTCCCGTCAGGGAGTCCTGCGCTCTCAAGTTGATGAGGTGGCTGCCCTAGTCGGATTAACCGATCGGGAAATGGCCTATGCTCTTAATATGACACCCCGTAATTTACACCGACTTAAGGATGAGCAACGCTTTAGCGTAGATGCCTCCGAGCGCCTGCTTTTACTGAAGAATCTATTAATACATGCCCTGGATACATTTGAGGGACGCAAAGTAACCGTTTTGCAATGGCTACGAACACCCATTCGGGAATTGGCTAGCCAAGCCCCTCTTCAATTACTCGACACGGTGACAGGCTTTGGTTTAGCCGATGATGTGTTGGGTCGCTTAGATTACGGTTTGCCAGCCTGA
- a CDS encoding ABC transporter permease gives MLGNYLTVAIRNILKYKVFSLINVLGLALALSVGLLIVLMLADQKEYDQFNQQKERIYRLLSDDANSPFPNATSPIPLAAELKNHYPIVEQATRLVRGVGGDAIYNRKTAEIRGFFSDPSFFEVFSFDLTKGDKRTALHEPNSMIITDKVAQTLFGSQNPIGKTVRYFDRGLHYLGGNRKEVAPTEWGHYTITGVIASQNYN, from the coding sequence ATGCTTGGAAATTATCTAACCGTAGCGATCAGGAATATCCTTAAATACAAAGTGTTTTCACTGATCAATGTTTTAGGCCTGGCATTAGCCCTGTCTGTCGGCCTGTTAATCGTGTTGATGCTAGCCGACCAGAAGGAGTATGATCAATTTAACCAGCAGAAGGAGCGGATTTACCGCCTTCTTTCAGATGACGCCAACTCGCCCTTCCCCAATGCAACCTCACCGATTCCCCTGGCTGCGGAGTTGAAGAACCACTATCCCATTGTAGAACAGGCTACAAGGTTGGTGAGAGGGGTTGGAGGAGATGCCATCTATAATCGTAAAACCGCGGAGATTCGCGGTTTTTTTTCAGATCCTTCCTTTTTCGAGGTATTCAGTTTTGACTTGACGAAAGGCGATAAAAGGACGGCCCTTCATGAGCCGAATTCCATGATAATTACCGACAAGGTTGCTCAGACCTTATTTGGTTCTCAAAATCCAATCGGTAAAACAGTTCGCTATTTTGACCGGGGACTGCACTACCTGGGAGGCAACCGGAAAGAAGTGGCCCCAACCGAATGGGGCCACTATACAATCACGGGTGTGATTGCCAGTCAAAATTATAACTGA
- a CDS encoding ATP-binding protein translates to MAENQFIEYKESWRDEYLKWIAGFANAQGGTLLIGVNDKGQVVGLDNAKRLLEDLPNKIQNALGIIADVNLREQAGQAYIEIVTQPYEMPVAYHGEYHLRSGSTKQVLKGNALQQFLLKRLGKTFDDVVEPNVRLEDLDPEAIQAFGQRVMERQRLDQHEPLQIGLSTFLDNLNLTDGEGGLKRAALILFGKHPMRFILGAHIKIGRFGQDATDLKFQDELSGDGFRLAERTLQLLDSKYLPGLVSYQGLYRQERLPYPPDAIREALLNAIMHKDYFGGPIFVWVYDDRLVFFNDGSLIEGLTLDDLQQPHSSRRRNPTLAMAMFRGGLVETWGRGTLKMIAECRAWGLPDPLFEDKQGGFWVTFFADRYQEVLLRQAGLNERQMKGVLYAKQQGRITNADYQRLNDCSRNTASADLKGLVQQNWLKHQGTKGAGSYYVIRQ, encoded by the coding sequence ATGGCTGAAAACCAATTCATTGAATACAAAGAAAGCTGGCGTGACGAATACCTCAAATGGATCGCCGGTTTTGCCAATGCGCAGGGCGGCACGTTGTTGATTGGTGTCAATGACAAAGGGCAGGTTGTTGGCCTTGATAATGCCAAACGGCTGCTGGAAGATCTCCCTAACAAGATTCAGAATGCACTGGGCATCATCGCCGACGTAAACCTGCGCGAGCAAGCAGGACAGGCTTATATCGAGATCGTTACCCAGCCTTATGAGATGCCCGTCGCCTATCACGGGGAGTATCACCTACGAAGCGGTAGTACGAAGCAGGTGCTCAAAGGTAACGCCTTGCAGCAGTTTTTGCTCAAACGCTTGGGTAAGACTTTTGATGATGTCGTCGAACCCAATGTGAGATTGGAAGATCTTGATCCCGAAGCTATACAAGCCTTTGGGCAACGGGTTATGGAACGACAGCGGCTGGATCAACATGAACCCCTACAGATCGGTTTGTCAACCTTCCTGGACAATCTCAATCTAACCGACGGCGAAGGGGGATTGAAGCGAGCGGCATTAATCTTATTTGGCAAACACCCGATGCGCTTTATCTTAGGGGCTCACATCAAGATCGGCCGCTTTGGCCAAGATGCCACCGATCTGAAGTTTCAGGATGAGTTGAGTGGCGATGGGTTCCGGCTGGCCGAACGCACCCTACAACTGCTGGATAGTAAGTACCTACCTGGCCTGGTCTCTTATCAGGGCTTATATCGCCAAGAGCGGTTGCCATACCCACCCGATGCCATTCGCGAGGCCTTGCTCAACGCCATCATGCACAAGGACTACTTTGGCGGTCCTATCTTTGTGTGGGTGTATGATGACCGGCTGGTGTTCTTCAACGACGGCTCGTTAATTGAGGGCTTAACTCTGGATGATCTGCAACAGCCTCATTCCTCTCGTCGTCGTAACCCTACTCTGGCAATGGCCATGTTTCGGGGCGGTCTGGTGGAAACCTGGGGTCGTGGTACATTGAAGATGATTGCTGAATGTCGGGCGTGGGGGCTGCCGGACCCTTTGTTTGAAGACAAACAAGGTGGATTCTGGGTAACCTTCTTTGCCGATCGCTATCAGGAAGTGTTGTTACGACAAGCCGGGTTGAATGAGCGACAGATGAAAGGTGTTCTTTATGCCAAGCAGCAGGGACGGATCACGAACGCTGACTATCAGCGGCTCAATGATTGTTCGCGCAACACGGCTAGTGCTGACTTGAAAGGACTGGTTCAACAGAATTGGCTCAAGCACCAGGGCACCAAAGGGGCAGGCTCTTACTATGTAATAAGACAGTAG
- a CDS encoding carboxylesterase family protein encodes MKNFISLLTLLICIHFSHAQDFSAYKKALFIQGKDTLRYRILHPESYDPAKSYPLVVFLHGAGARGNDNERQFIDGGSLFLHDSVRKKFPALVVLPQCPADSMWFKIPPGPPYDTTAAFNHKMNTLALSTPERMVKLLMDSLAEHKIADRKRIYLGGTSLGAFGTYDLIIHYPGYFAAAFPICGQANVELYPKRAAHVPVWIFHGAIDDVINPWPDRSLIKALQQSGAKNAKYTEYPGLKHDITGNVFAEPDLLPWLFSFKK; translated from the coding sequence ATGAAAAATTTCATATCGCTACTTACGTTATTGATTTGTATTCATTTCTCCCATGCACAGGATTTCAGTGCCTATAAAAAAGCGCTTTTTATCCAAGGTAAAGACACGTTGCGTTACAGAATATTACATCCTGAAAGTTATGACCCCGCAAAGTCATACCCTTTGGTCGTTTTCCTGCATGGGGCAGGCGCAAGAGGAAATGATAATGAACGTCAATTCATCGATGGCGGTAGTTTGTTTTTACATGATTCGGTCCGGAAAAAATTTCCTGCTCTGGTAGTTTTGCCGCAATGTCCTGCGGACAGCATGTGGTTCAAAATTCCTCCGGGGCCGCCTTACGATACAACAGCAGCCTTTAACCATAAGATGAACACCCTGGCACTTTCAACACCAGAACGGATGGTCAAACTTTTAATGGACAGTTTAGCGGAACATAAAATTGCAGACAGAAAAAGAATTTATCTGGGCGGCACTTCACTTGGCGCCTTTGGCACTTACGATTTGATCATCCATTATCCCGGTTATTTTGCGGCTGCTTTTCCTATATGTGGGCAGGCTAACGTAGAGCTGTATCCTAAAAGAGCAGCCCATGTTCCGGTGTGGATTTTTCACGGTGCGATTGATGACGTTATTAATCCCTGGCCAGATAGGAGCCTGATAAAAGCGTTACAACAAAGCGGTGCAAAAAATGCGAAATACACAGAATATCCAGGCTTAAAACATGATATTACGGGCAACGTATTTGCCGAACCAGATTTGCTGCCGTGGTTATTTTCATTTAAAAAATGA
- a CDS encoding LGFP repeat-containing protein: MIQIYLSSIRCVSDTSELTPDEPYVLVTVVNLAATPVPTFDVTLYAFDGVSSRETHYSQGISSSFWGINARPAQLTDPNNVIFLVTLMENDDGNPQALRSIVKGIVGSSILGSLSLDRTNKVMALLRDVNSASGTPTGGPNYDDKIGPSQELVFSMEDLARAERGELIQKTTWSRGDGGSYTMTFEAVNEFGVFGAIRDKWVAAGRVSGRLGKPVSDEIPTYDGIGRYRNFVGGIISWHPETEAHIVWGSIGARWLQIGREKFGYPINDESPTSDGRGRYNHFRAIHLPNKPESSIHWTPETGAHETYGAIRDKWSSMNWERSHLGYPIEAEHDHAGGRLQRFQGGSLFWTPGGGVVVQ; the protein is encoded by the coding sequence ATGATCCAGATCTATCTATCCAGCATCCGTTGTGTTAGTGATACTTCCGAGCTAACCCCTGATGAACCTTATGTACTTGTTACAGTCGTTAATCTGGCTGCCACACCAGTTCCAACTTTTGATGTAACTCTTTATGCTTTTGATGGTGTGAGCAGTCGGGAAACGCATTATTCCCAAGGCATTTCATCCTCTTTTTGGGGAATCAATGCTCGTCCTGCCCAATTGACTGATCCAAACAATGTCATCTTTTTGGTGACACTGATGGAGAATGATGATGGTAATCCGCAAGCGCTTAGAAGTATTGTGAAAGGCATCGTTGGATCATCAATCCTTGGATCGCTTAGTCTTGACCGGACTAATAAAGTTATGGCCCTACTTCGGGATGTCAATTCAGCTTCTGGAACGCCAACTGGGGGTCCCAATTATGATGATAAAATCGGACCCTCTCAAGAATTAGTCTTCTCAATGGAGGATCTAGCTCGTGCGGAACGGGGAGAACTCATCCAGAAGACGACTTGGAGCCGCGGTGATGGCGGCAGTTATACAATGACATTCGAAGCAGTAAACGAATTCGGTGTATTTGGGGCTATTCGTGACAAATGGGTAGCAGCAGGTCGGGTATCTGGACGGTTAGGTAAACCCGTCTCTGATGAAATTCCAACTTATGACGGAATCGGCCGGTACAGAAATTTTGTAGGTGGCATTATCTCCTGGCATCCTGAAACTGAAGCTCATATTGTCTGGGGGTCAATAGGCGCGCGCTGGCTTCAGATTGGGAGAGAAAAATTTGGTTACCCAATTAACGATGAATCTCCGACGTCGGACGGGCGTGGCCGATATAATCATTTCCGAGCTATTCACTTACCGAACAAACCAGAATCATCAATTCATTGGACACCTGAAACCGGAGCTCACGAAACCTATGGCGCTATCCGTGATAAATGGAGTTCGATGAATTGGGAACGAAGTCATCTCGGTTATCCCATTGAAGCAGAACACGATCATGCAGGTGGTCGACTACAAAGATTCCAGGGCGGATCGCTTTTTTGGACACCAGGTGGTGGTGTTGTTGTACAATGA
- a CDS encoding plasmid pRiA4b ORF-3 family protein → MDNIIQVKISLRGTKPLIWRRILVEKTGTFEALHEVIQIAMGWTNSHRHEFTADGVRIGQPLDEFDMDYGEKLIDETTVTLESVLTNGTQRVDYTYDFGDSWEHTLVVEKWLPVDAAIRYPMCTGGKLNCPPEDCGGIPGFYELLRIVNDEGHPERQEMLEWLGGDYDAKAFDLQEVNQQLTVFFHSS, encoded by the coding sequence ATGGATAACATCATTCAAGTTAAAATCAGCCTGCGCGGCACCAAACCACTCATCTGGCGACGCATACTGGTGGAAAAGACTGGTACGTTTGAAGCACTGCATGAGGTCATCCAAATCGCCATGGGCTGGACCAACTCGCATCGGCACGAGTTTACCGCAGATGGAGTACGGATTGGTCAGCCACTAGATGAGTTTGACATGGATTACGGCGAAAAGTTGATCGACGAAACAACGGTTACCCTGGAAAGCGTGCTGACAAATGGTACTCAAAGGGTTGACTATACCTATGATTTCGGGGATAGTTGGGAGCATACCCTTGTCGTGGAGAAATGGCTTCCTGTTGATGCTGCTATACGGTATCCTATGTGTACAGGTGGCAAGCTAAACTGTCCACCCGAAGACTGTGGTGGGATTCCCGGTTTCTACGAGCTGCTACGCATTGTGAATGACGAAGGACACCCCGAGCGGCAGGAAATGCTGGAATGGCTCGGCGGGGACTATGATGCTAAGGCGTTCGACTTACAAGAGGTGAACCAGCAGTTAACAGTTTTTTTTCACTCATCATAA
- the gluP gene encoding glucose/galactose MFS transporter, with the protein MVSQPPKTQNYFAPLLVIGILFSVFGFLTWVNSVLIAFFKQVFNLSTVASNLVAFAFLISYTVMAVPASIVLKRTGFKKGMSLGLLVMATGTVTFVPAVRVVSYPLFLIGLFVTGIGMTVLQTAANPYATILGPRESAAQRISFMGIANKLAGIASQYIFGGLLLTGAGTVTGAASLEKIVSPYLILTGLLVGLAGLIRFSNLPEVSEEQDDPSADVTAGTTDRSEHTSIWQFPNLVLGVITLFCYVGAEVIAGDTIINYGRALGFANDEAKYFTTYTLYGLLGGYLLGIILIPRFISQQAALRFGALYSLVLTIATLLTSGFRSVLCVALMGFGLAPIWPAIWPLALNRLGRFTKTGSALLIMGISGGALLPLLHGYLTDVVSPKLAYGLLLPLFGFILYYAIWGYKKTSW; encoded by the coding sequence ATGGTTTCCCAGCCCCCAAAAACGCAGAATTACTTCGCTCCACTACTCGTCATTGGCATCTTGTTTTCCGTATTTGGCTTTCTCACTTGGGTCAACAGCGTGCTAATTGCCTTTTTTAAACAGGTATTCAATCTAAGCACGGTAGCGTCTAATTTAGTCGCCTTTGCCTTTTTGATCTCTTATACAGTGATGGCTGTTCCAGCATCCATCGTGTTAAAGCGGACTGGCTTCAAGAAGGGAATGTCACTGGGTTTACTAGTGATGGCCACGGGAACAGTAACGTTTGTACCCGCCGTTCGAGTGGTCTCTTACCCACTCTTTTTAATCGGTCTGTTCGTAACGGGTATCGGTATGACCGTGCTCCAAACAGCCGCCAATCCATACGCCACTATTCTAGGCCCACGGGAGAGCGCAGCTCAACGCATCAGTTTTATGGGGATTGCCAATAAACTGGCCGGTATTGCCAGCCAATATATTTTTGGCGGCTTACTGCTAACGGGAGCTGGTACAGTAACTGGAGCGGCTTCATTGGAGAAGATCGTGTCGCCTTATCTAATTTTGACGGGGTTATTGGTCGGGCTGGCTGGTTTGATCCGTTTTTCGAATTTGCCCGAAGTTTCCGAAGAACAGGACGATCCATCGGCCGATGTGACAGCAGGTACAACCGACCGATCTGAACACACCAGTATTTGGCAATTTCCTAATCTGGTGCTAGGCGTCATCACGCTGTTTTGTTATGTCGGTGCCGAAGTCATCGCCGGGGACACTATTATCAATTATGGTCGGGCACTAGGGTTTGCTAATGACGAAGCCAAATATTTCACCACCTACACACTTTATGGGCTATTAGGGGGCTATCTACTAGGTATCATTTTGATTCCTCGTTTCATCTCACAGCAGGCAGCTTTGCGTTTCGGAGCCCTTTACAGCCTAGTACTGACCATAGCTACTTTGCTCACTAGTGGTTTTCGCTCTGTGCTGTGCGTAGCGTTGATGGGTTTTGGCTTAGCTCCCATTTGGCCTGCTATCTGGCCGCTGGCGTTGAACCGGCTCGGCCGGTTTACCAAAACGGGCTCAGCCCTGTTGATCATGGGTATATCGGGTGGAGCCTTGTTACCCTTGCTGCATGGCTATTTAACCGATGTGGTTAGCCCTAAACTGGCGTATGGGCTGTTACTACCGTTGTTTGGTTTTATTTTGTACTACGCTATCTGGGGCTACAAAAAGACGAGCTGGTAG
- a CDS encoding RES family NAD+ phosphorylase, which translates to MSLLYRIIRDKYRQEPLSAVGSRLFGGRWNPKGVGVLYATSTPELGLVETLAHAPAVRYEDLPTYWVFSLEVPDDIHYYKRNELPDYWQDETYERTQTWLKDWLAVPDQLGVAVPSVLVPLSYNVLLHPAHRLFEKIQIVSQEIQPVDRRLWRLPT; encoded by the coding sequence ATGAGCCTTCTTTATCGCATCATCCGGGACAAATATCGGCAGGAACCCCTATCGGCGGTGGGGAGTCGGTTATTCGGTGGCCGCTGGAATCCCAAAGGTGTCGGTGTGTTGTACGCTACATCAACACCTGAGTTGGGCTTAGTCGAAACCCTAGCCCACGCTCCAGCAGTTCGCTATGAGGACTTACCTACTTATTGGGTGTTTTCTTTAGAAGTGCCCGATGACATCCACTATTATAAGCGGAATGAATTACCTGATTATTGGCAAGACGAAACCTACGAGCGAACCCAAACTTGGTTGAAAGACTGGTTAGCAGTACCCGACCAGTTAGGGGTTGCTGTACCCTCTGTATTAGTACCCCTATCTTATAATGTGCTTTTGCACCCGGCACACCGTTTATTTGAAAAGATTCAAATTGTCAGCCAAGAAATTCAGCCTGTTGACCGACGGCTTTGGCGCTTACCAACTTAG
- a CDS encoding carboxylesterase/lipase family protein — MKIKLILLSLFILAVPLFSIGQAKDPIVAGKGIATVSTASGDVRGYIHNGTFTFKGIPYAKAERFMAPSKPDSWTGVRSSMTYGPVCPMDPTTSTYDEIEFPFNHNWGYTNENCLSLNVWTPEISKAKKRPVMVWLHGGGFTAGSSVELPSYDGENLTKKGDVVVVTVNHRLNILGFLDLSGYGEKYKNSANAGLMDLVSALQWVNQNIDQFGGDPGNVTIFGQSGGGGKVTSLMNAPSAKGLFQKAIVQSGSYITSFAESDLMKKVSAALLEELKLQPSQVDSLQKISYERLNAAGKKALRKVSDAMKAEGKPAFGLGWGPIHDGNILPYQPTEPASIALSKDIPLLVGSTKNEFTPFNPASRNMSMEGAKANLQKKYGDKTDAYLAAVKKAYPETVKPSDYIDIDLNFRPLTVRQANAKAIPGAAPVYMYLFTWQSPVMDGIYKAMHCMEIPFVFDNISRCEEMTGGGKEAHILADKMSRAWIAFARTGNPNHKGLPSWPQYTAENGATMIFDNVNQVKNNPDKELLQMAAGKQM; from the coding sequence ATGAAAATCAAACTAATTCTCCTTTCCTTATTTATTCTCGCGGTGCCCCTTTTTTCTATTGGGCAAGCCAAAGATCCAATCGTAGCCGGCAAAGGGATCGCCACCGTCTCGACCGCATCGGGTGATGTTCGGGGCTACATTCACAATGGTACGTTTACGTTCAAGGGAATTCCTTACGCCAAGGCCGAGCGATTTATGGCTCCCTCAAAACCCGATTCGTGGACGGGCGTTCGATCCTCAATGACGTACGGACCTGTTTGCCCAATGGACCCAACCACGAGCACTTATGATGAGATTGAATTTCCGTTTAACCACAATTGGGGCTATACCAACGAAAATTGCCTGAGCTTGAATGTCTGGACGCCCGAAATCAGCAAAGCCAAAAAGCGCCCGGTCATGGTCTGGTTGCACGGTGGCGGGTTTACGGCCGGTTCTTCGGTGGAGTTACCGTCGTACGATGGCGAAAATCTGACCAAAAAGGGCGACGTAGTGGTGGTGACGGTGAATCATCGGCTAAATATCCTGGGCTTCCTCGATTTGTCGGGCTATGGCGAGAAATACAAAAACTCAGCGAATGCAGGTCTGATGGATTTAGTATCGGCTTTGCAATGGGTGAACCAAAATATCGATCAGTTTGGCGGTGATCCGGGTAATGTAACCATTTTTGGTCAGTCAGGCGGGGGCGGTAAAGTAACGAGCCTGATGAATGCGCCTTCGGCAAAAGGCTTATTCCAGAAGGCCATCGTACAAAGTGGTAGCTACATAACCAGTTTTGCAGAAAGCGATCTGATGAAGAAAGTAAGTGCGGCCCTGCTTGAAGAACTAAAACTGCAACCTAGCCAGGTCGATTCGCTCCAGAAAATATCCTACGAGCGGTTAAATGCGGCTGGTAAAAAGGCGCTGCGAAAAGTATCGGATGCGATGAAAGCCGAAGGAAAGCCAGCTTTTGGATTAGGTTGGGGGCCGATTCATGACGGTAATATACTGCCCTACCAACCGACAGAACCAGCGTCAATTGCTCTGTCTAAAGATATTCCGTTACTGGTTGGTTCGACAAAAAATGAGTTTACGCCCTTCAACCCGGCTAGTCGCAACATGTCGATGGAAGGTGCCAAAGCCAACCTGCAAAAAAAGTACGGTGATAAAACAGATGCATATCTGGCCGCTGTGAAAAAAGCCTATCCCGAAACAGTGAAGCCATCCGATTACATTGATATCGACTTAAATTTCCGGCCACTTACCGTTAGGCAGGCTAATGCCAAAGCGATTCCGGGGGCGGCTCCAGTGTATATGTATCTGTTCACTTGGCAATCGCCGGTAATGGATGGAATCTATAAAGCCATGCACTGTATGGAAATTCCGTTCGTGTTTGACAACATCAGCCGCTGTGAGGAAATGACCGGAGGTGGTAAAGAAGCGCATATCTTGGCTGATAAAATGAGTCGGGCGTGGATTGCCTTCGCCCGAACCGGAAACCCGAACCACAAAGGGCTGCCGTCCTGGCCGCAATACACCGCCGAAAACGGGGCCACCATGATTTTTGACAACGTAAATCAGGTGAAAAACAACCCGGATAAGGAGCTGTTACAGATGGCTGCCGGCAAACAGATGTAG
- a CDS encoding winged helix-turn-helix transcriptional regulator, which yields MYERKILPELNCGLDLIGEVLYGKWKMRLLWFINEGFQRPSELQRKIPGASRRVLNVQLKELESHELVGKVIYPVVPPKVEYHLTDFGKSLIPVIGAIGQWGDQHDGRLRMLILKNILP from the coding sequence ATGTACGAACGAAAGATCTTACCAGAGCTGAACTGCGGGCTTGACCTGATCGGCGAAGTACTGTACGGAAAATGGAAGATGCGGCTTTTGTGGTTTATCAACGAAGGATTTCAACGGCCCAGCGAGCTGCAGCGAAAAATTCCGGGTGCTTCCCGACGCGTGCTGAATGTACAGTTGAAGGAACTGGAAAGCCACGAGTTGGTTGGGAAAGTAATATACCCGGTTGTGCCGCCCAAGGTTGAATATCATCTTACCGATTTCGGCAAATCACTCATCCCTGTTATTGGCGCCATCGGGCAGTGGGGCGATCAGCATGATGGGCGGTTGCGGATGCTCATTCTAAAGAACATCCTACCTTAA
- a CDS encoding HK97 family phage prohead protease, which translates to MELKQRILTDRSKGITHVDLEKGVICGYLAAFNEADPERFMLCPGAFFKTVAANGPTAIKPRITHDLGFNNTVVLGKLTILREDNYGLYYESQVLKNTRGLEFSTHYIINCL; encoded by the coding sequence ATGGAATTAAAGCAACGGATTCTCACAGATCGCTCAAAAGGTATAACCCATGTTGACCTAGAAAAGGGCGTTATATGCGGCTATTTAGCGGCCTTTAATGAAGCCGATCCGGAGAGGTTTATGCTTTGTCCAGGTGCGTTTTTTAAGACAGTAGCAGCCAATGGGCCAACGGCTATAAAGCCTAGGATCACTCATGATCTGGGATTTAATAATACTGTTGTTCTTGGTAAACTAACTATACTGAGGGAGGATAACTATGGACTTTATTATGAGTCACAGGTGCTTAAAAACACAAGGGGGCTGGAGTTTTCTACCCACTATATAATCAACTGCTTATGA
- a CDS encoding alpha/beta hydrolase, with product MHVLKPLKTLFPKIVFLVSFLLTSALYAAKVDSLDIPSAVMKKAMRAVVVLPNSYQSTDKSKTTYPVLYLLHGGYGHFNDWITKTPDKTLLHRLADQYNILIVLPEGEIFSYYLDSPVIKDSQFETYLTKEVIDKIDNSYRTIRSSKGRVITGLSMGGYGSLYLATRHPELYCAAGSMSGALNVDMNAWKLPPDAAKGIRAEFEKILGPFSQSPDGWASYSVVGMADRMKTNGLKLVFDCGVDDFLIEPNRELHRRLVFNNTPHDYGERPGGHSWEYWQNSLPYQVLFFSKVLIENGVMIR from the coding sequence ATGCACGTTTTGAAACCGCTTAAAACTCTATTCCCCAAAATTGTCTTTCTGGTTAGTTTTCTGCTAACCTCAGCTCTTTATGCTGCCAAAGTAGATTCACTGGACATACCCAGCGCGGTTATGAAGAAAGCGATGCGGGCCGTTGTTGTTTTGCCCAATTCGTATCAGTCAACCGATAAAAGTAAAACGACTTACCCGGTACTGTATTTACTCCACGGTGGCTATGGCCATTTTAATGACTGGATCACCAAAACACCCGACAAAACGCTGCTGCACCGCCTTGCCGACCAATACAACATCCTGATCGTATTACCGGAAGGAGAGATTTTTAGTTATTATCTGGACAGTCCCGTCATAAAAGACAGCCAGTTTGAGACCTACCTAACCAAAGAAGTTATTGACAAAATCGACAACTCCTACCGAACTATTCGGTCAAGCAAAGGTCGGGTAATTACGGGCCTTTCGATGGGCGGCTACGGGTCGTTGTATCTGGCTACGCGCCATCCCGAGCTATACTGTGCGGCTGGCAGTATGAGTGGTGCCCTCAACGTAGACATGAATGCCTGGAAACTGCCACCCGATGCGGCTAAGGGTATTCGAGCGGAATTTGAAAAGATCTTAGGACCTTTTTCTCAGTCACCAGACGGCTGGGCGTCTTATTCAGTGGTAGGCATGGCCGACAGAATGAAGACCAATGGGCTAAAACTAGTCTTTGATTGTGGCGTTGATGATTTTCTGATCGAGCCCAACCGGGAATTGCACCGTCGGCTGGTATTTAATAATACGCCACACGATTATGGCGAACGGCCCGGTGGGCATAGCTGGGAGTACTGGCAAAACTCGCTTCCTTATCAGGTACTATTTTTCAGTAAGGTCCTGATCGAGAATGGCGTCATGATTCGCTAA
- a CDS encoding type II toxin-antitoxin system HicA family toxin gives MKTSMLIIMLEKAGWQQIRQVEGDFLFSHSSHSKLISIPNLGEQPLKVELLNDIFQTAGLKARVHKVAFNPRTIWNAWQRLFS, from the coding sequence ATGAAAACATCAATGCTGATTATAATGCTGGAAAAGGCCGGATGGCAACAGATTAGACAAGTTGAAGGTGATTTCCTTTTCAGCCACTCTAGCCATAGTAAGCTAATATCTATTCCCAACTTAGGAGAACAGCCGCTCAAAGTCGAACTGCTCAATGACATTTTTCAAACGGCAGGTCTTAAAGCGAGGGTTCATAAAGTCGCCTTCAATCCAAGAACTATATGGAATGCCTGGCAACGTCTTTTTAGCTAA